GATGCCCGACACTGCGGCCCACATCAGCATATTTGGCAGCTCATGCCCTTGAAACCCTGAAAAATACGGGTTGTTGCCCTGTATCGCCACTTGAATGAAACCGGCCGCCAACACGCCCATCAGGATTTGGCGTTCCCAACGCAAAATCACGCCGCGCCCCAATTCTTCGATGGCAAACACCACGCCGGCCAAAGGCGCGTTAAACGCCGCCGCCAAACCGCCGGCCGCGCCTGCGGCAATCAAATCGTTTTCCTGCATGCCCCTAAACGCCAGCCCGTGCTTTTTACACCACGCGCCCCAAGCGTTCATGACCGCCGCACCCACTTGTACAGACGGCCCTTCCCTACCGATCGACGCCCCCAAAATCATGCCCAAAAACGTCAGCGGAATCTTAAAAAAGGTTTCGCCCAGACGAATCAGACGGGTTTTCTGCGCGCCATACGGCAAAGACAACGAAGCGATGACCTGCGGAATACCGCTGCCGGAAGTGTACGGCGCAAATTTGCGCGTAAACCACGCCAAAAGCGGCAAGCCCAGCGGCAAAGCCACCCACGCAAACCACGGATATTTTCCCACCAACAAAGCGTTCCATTCCAAAGCCAAATCCGCCAAACGCGCAAACAGCAAAGCCGTCAGGGCAACCAGCGCCGAGCCTGCCAGCAAAAACAGAAAAGCCATGCTTTTTTTCGACAAGCGTTTGGTTTGGCGGATTTTGTGGGCGAGGCGCGCCGCCCAAGTCTGTGGAAATTTCATAATAGGCACGCAGTAAATATGTTCAGACGGCCTTGATGTTTTTCTCAAAGGCCGTCTGAAAACAAGGATAAAGGTTTTTAAGAACGGTAATCCGCGTTAATCGACACATACTCGTGCGACAAATCGCAGGTATAGACAACCGCCTCCGTATCGCCGCGTTGCAAATCGATGCGGACGGTGATTTCCGGACGGTTCATCACGGCTTGCCCTGCTTCTTCGGTATAGCTTTCCGCGCGGCCGCCGTTTTCGGCTACCAACACGTCATCCAGCCACATTTTCAAAGCATCGACATCCAAGTCTTCAATACCGGCATAGCCGACGGCGGCCAACAGACGGCCCAAGTTCGGGTCGGAGGCAAAGAACGCGGTTTTCACCAAAGGCGAATGGGCGACGGCATAAGCCACTTTGCGCGCCTCTTCACGGGTTTTCGCGTTTTGCACTTCAATCGTGATGAACTTGGTCGCACCCTCGCCATCACGGACAATCGCCTGCGCCAGTTCCAAAGCCAGCGAACCAAGCAAGGCTTTGAGCTGCGCATAGCGCGGATCGGCGGTATTGTCGATTTCGCTCTGACCGCAACGGCCTGTCGCCATAATCACGAAGCTGTCGTTGGTGCTGGTATCGCCGTCCACGGTAATCGTATTGAAACTTTCGTCTGCGATTTCTTGCGTCATCAGCTGCAAAATCGGTTGGGACACTTTGGCATCGGTGGCGATAAACGACAACATGGTCGCCATGTTCGGATGAATCATGCCCGAGCCTTTGGCGATACCGGTAGCACGGACTGTGTGTTTCTCGCCGACCAAGCCCGTGCGTGAAGCGGCTTTCGGTACAGTATCCGTCGTCATGATGGCACGCGCCGCATCCGACCAAAATGCAGGGCGCACTTGCGGCAAAGCGGCCACGATTTTATCCACAGGCAGCGGCTCTAAAATCACGCCGGTCGAAAACGGCATAATCTGATTGGATTGGCAGCCGACCTGTTCCGCCGCCGCTGCGCACACTTTAATCGCGTCCAGACGGCCTTGTGCGCCGGTACCTGCATTGGCATTACCCGTATTGATGACTAAGGCACACACGCCGTCTTGGTCAAACAGATGCGACTTGGCGATATGCACCGGCGCGGCGCAGAAACGGTTTTGCGTAAACACCGCGCCCACCGTATGTCCGCCGCCCAACACCATCAGCGTCAAATCGTCGCGGTCTTGTTGCTTGATGCCGGCACGACCTGTAAACAGACGGATGCCGTCGATTTCCAACAATTCGTCTGCACGTTTTTCAGTCAAATTTACAGCCATATCATTTTCTCCTGTTTTACACTATTTTCAGACGGCCTAAACGCTATACGCCCAATAAGGGAATCAAGATAGGCACCAATACCGCCGTCAATACGCCGTTGAGCGTCAAGCCCAAGCCGGCATATGCAGCCATACGGCGGCCGTATTCCAAAGACGCTGCAATACCCATCGCATGCGAGGCCGTACCCAAAGACATTCCTACTGAAGAAGGCATATACAACGTCCCTTTCAACACTTTATATCCGGCCATCTGTCCAAAAAGTCCGGCAATAATCACCGTTGCCGCCGTAATCGCCGGAATACCGCCGATAGACGCCGTGATTTCGATCGCAATCGGGTTGGTCACCGATTTGGAAGCCAGCGACAAAATCACTTCGCGCGAAGCGCCCAGCCATTTGGCAAAATACACGCCCGTAACAATGCCTGTCACGCTACCCGCCAACTGCGACAACACCACCGGCAACCACTGGCTGCGGATACGGTCCCAATTTCGATAAAGCGGCACCGCCAGCAACACGACTGCCGGTTTCAACCAAAAATCAATAAAGTGCGAAGCAGAATGGTACAGCTCGTAATCGATGGCAAATACTTTCAAATACCCCATCAACACCAGCGTACTGATCAATACCGGATTACACAGCACATTCCCCGTGCGCGCCCGAATCTGCACTGCCAAAGCATATACGGCCAAAGTCAGGAACAGCATGACCGAGGGCATGCGCAACAGCCCGTCTATATTCATTACATCCGCCTCCTGACCCACTCATGCACTTTGCCGGTCACCAACAATACGCAGATCGTACTGCCGATTGTGGCCGTCAAAATTGAAAACCAGTCGTTTGCAATCACGTCCAAATAGCTGATGACGGCCACGCAAGGCGGCACCAAAAACAAAGTCAGGTTTGCCATCAAAATATCTGCCAGCTCTCCCACCCAAGACAATTTGACCCAGCCGGCCTGAAGCGCGGCAAACAGCAAAGCCATGCCGACAATACTGCCCGGCAGTTTCAACCCCAAAATCCAAACGGTTGCCTCGCCCAAAGCCAAGCAACCCAATACCACCAATAAGGCACGAATAATATTCATTAAGCCGGTTTCTCCTTATCCTTTTTCAGACGGCCTCAAAAAATTTATTAATCATTGAATCATATCGTGCCACAGGCCGTCTGAAAAGGGAAGAAACGTCTTCCTTCAAGTTTAATGAAAGATAAGTATGATTACTCTAGCGGGTTGCTTAGGCAATGTCGAAACCCCTACCCTGCTTTTTGTCTTTAACGGCCGCCGCAAACCGGGCATTCGGGATTACGTCTCACCCCGTATTGCTGCCATTTTCCGCTCAACGCGTTATAGGTAGAAAGTTTGCCGTGCGACGGCGCACCGATTCCGATCAGTACTTTGAGCGCTTCGGCGGCTTGGGTCGTTCCGATAACGCCGACCAATGGTGAAAAAACACCGAACAATGCACAAGCGCCGTCACTGGCTTGTTCGCCGTCAAACAGACAGGCATAGCAAGGCGTATCGGGAAAATCGGGACGGTACACGGCGATTTGTCCGTCAAAGCCGACGGCCGCGGCGGAAACCAAAGGCGTGCGCGTGGCAACGGCGGCGCGGTTGACCGCCTGGCGCGTGGGATAATTGTCGGAACAATCGAGGATGATGTCGGCGGCGTTTGCCAATTCGACAAGCCTGGCCTCATCAAGAAATTCGGCAATGGCTGTAATGTGTGTTTGGCTGTTGATCTGTTTCAGACGGCCTTGCATGACCAAAGCCTTGTTTTTACCGATGTCGGCTTCGGTAAACGTGATTTGGCGTTGAAGGTTGGTCTCGTCGATGGTATCGGCATCGGCAATTGTCAGGCTGCCGATACCGGCGGCGGCAAGATACGGCAAGGCCGCCGCACCCAGCCCGCCGCAACCGACAACAAGCACATGGGCGGCCAAGAGTTTTTCTTGGCCTTCGATACCAATTTCATCCAGCAGGATATGGCGGCTGAACCGCAGGAGTTGTTGATCGTTCATCATAATAATAAGGCCGTCTGAAATCCAACGTTCAGACGGCCTGAATGGTTTAGAAATTAATATTTTCGTATGCGTTGTCAAACAGGAAAGGACGGCCTTCACTGCTGGTTTCGGATTCCAGGCGGATTCCGCTGAGCATCATATTGCGGTCAACGTCTTTCATCATGTCGTAAACGCTCAAGAGCGCCAAATTGAGGCCGGTCAGGGCTTCGGTGGCAATGCTGCCGTTGCTGTTCGCTTGGACGGTTAGCGTGGCCTTCAGGCAGGCCAGCTCAACGTTAATATCGAAATCAACCTGCACGCCGATGATGCGTCCGGGCAGGTGCAGCGGAATCAGGTTGGCGGTCTGTTTGATGCTCTGAATGGCGGCAACGCGGGCGATGGTCAGGATACTTGCCTTTTCGGTGGCATTCTCTATCAACACCCGTATCGCCTGCTGGCTCATGTTGACGGTGCCGACGGCGACGGCGGTGTGTTGTTCAGGAAAATCGGGCTGGTTGGGAAATTCAATCATGGGTTTCTCGCCTCTGTTTTGATGGGCAATATTTTACGGCATTTTACAGACAGCGACCACGCAGCGGATATGGACGGCTTTTTTCCGGTTTGAAATGTATCGGACGGCAGCATTGGCAGTTTACAAAAATTTGCTATACAATGGATTCACGATACACCCAAATTAACATTTAAATAAGAGAAAAATCATGCAACTGCATATCTTAAATAATCCAAAAGATGCCGCTCTGGCGGCGGATGCGGAATTTTTAAAACAGTCTCTTTTCAATCTGCTGCATGAGGAAGCGTCGCCTTTGGTGGTCGAAACCGTTAAGTTATTATCGACTTCAGACGACAGCGCTGCCTTGATTGAGAAGGTGTTGCCGCAATTGGACGAACAACAAACCCACGATTTAACCTTAGCCTGCGGCCTGTTCGCACAGATTTTGAACATCGCCGAAGACGTGCACCACGAACGCCGCCGCCAAATCCACGAAGATGCCGGCCACAGCGCAGCAGAAGGCAGTCTGACGGAAACAGTGCGCAAGCTCAAAGCCGGAAAAGTCAACGGCAAAGCGTTGCAACAACAACTGGACAACACAGTCGTTACCGCCGTTTTGACCGCGCACCCGACCGAAGTGCAACGCCAAACCGTCTTGAGCTTCAACCGCCGCATCCGCGCGCTGCTGCCGCAACGCGAACGCTGCACTAATCCTGATGCGCTGGCTCAGTTGCGCCGCGAAATCGACACAGTCCTTTTGGGCTTGTGGCAGACCAGCGAAACGCGCCGCCACAAACTTAGCGTCAACGACGAGATCAACAACGGTGTATCCATTTTCCCAATGAGCTTCTTTGAAGCCCTACCCAAGCTCTACCGCACAATGGAACGCGATTTTCAGATGGCCTATCCCGGCGTCCGCGTTCCGAATATCCTTAAAATCGGCGGCTGGATCGGCGGCGACCGCGACGGCAACCCG
This genomic interval from Neisseria sp. Marseille-Q5346 contains the following:
- a CDS encoding chloride channel protein, which encodes MKFPQTWAARLAHKIRQTKRLSKKSMAFLFLLAGSALVALTALLFARLADLALEWNALLVGKYPWFAWVALPLGLPLLAWFTRKFAPYTSGSGIPQVIASLSLPYGAQKTRLIRLGETFFKIPLTFLGMILGASIGREGPSVQVGAAVMNAWGAWCKKHGLAFRGMQENDLIAAGAAGGLAAAFNAPLAGVVFAIEELGRGVILRWERQILMGVLAAGFIQVAIQGNNPYFSGFQGHELPNMLMWAAVSGIVCGVAGGLFGSFLYRGAAAFAPVRWRSFIRRHLLVVAFVMGILLALLGTFYQGKTYGTGYHEAAAALKGAYEAPIGLAAAKWAATVFSYWAGIPGGIFTPSLTIGAMIGEHIASFAQLGDASNVAVLLCMAAFLAAATQSPLTAAVVVMEMTGGQNLLFWMLLTCIFASQVSRQFSPHPFYHAAGLRFRRHIEAESGHVLHEKKE
- a CDS encoding cyclic pyranopterin monophosphate synthase MoaC, whose amino-acid sequence is MIEFPNQPDFPEQHTAVAVGTVNMSQQAIRVLIENATEKASILTIARVAAIQSIKQTANLIPLHLPGRIIGVQVDFDINVELACLKATLTVQANSNGSIATEALTGLNLALLSVYDMMKDVDRNMMLSGIRLESETSSEGRPFLFDNAYENINF
- a CDS encoding HesA/MoeB/ThiF family protein, which produces MNDQQLLRFSRHILLDEIGIEGQEKLLAAHVLVVGCGGLGAAALPYLAAAGIGSLTIADADTIDETNLQRQITFTEADIGKNKALVMQGRLKQINSQTHITAIAEFLDEARLVELANAADIILDCSDNYPTRQAVNRAAVATRTPLVSAAAVGFDGQIAVYRPDFPDTPCYACLFDGEQASDGACALFGVFSPLVGVIGTTQAAEALKVLIGIGAPSHGKLSTYNALSGKWQQYGVRRNPECPVCGGR
- a CDS encoding LrgB family protein; the protein is MDGLLRMPSVMLFLTLAVYALAVQIRARTGNVLCNPVLISTLVLMGYLKVFAIDYELYHSASHFIDFWLKPAVVLLAVPLYRNWDRIRSQWLPVVLSQLAGSVTGIVTGVYFAKWLGASREVILSLASKSVTNPIAIEITASIGGIPAITAATVIIAGLFGQMAGYKVLKGTLYMPSSVGMSLGTASHAMGIAASLEYGRRMAAYAGLGLTLNGVLTAVLVPILIPLLGV
- the argJ gene encoding bifunctional glutamate N-acetyltransferase/amino-acid acetyltransferase ArgJ, which codes for MAVNLTEKRADELLEIDGIRLFTGRAGIKQQDRDDLTLMVLGGGHTVGAVFTQNRFCAAPVHIAKSHLFDQDGVCALVINTGNANAGTGAQGRLDAIKVCAAAAEQVGCQSNQIMPFSTGVILEPLPVDKIVAALPQVRPAFWSDAARAIMTTDTVPKAASRTGLVGEKHTVRATGIAKGSGMIHPNMATMLSFIATDAKVSQPILQLMTQEIADESFNTITVDGDTSTNDSFVIMATGRCGQSEIDNTADPRYAQLKALLGSLALELAQAIVRDGEGATKFITIEVQNAKTREEARKVAYAVAHSPLVKTAFFASDPNLGRLLAAVGYAGIEDLDVDALKMWLDDVLVAENGGRAESYTEEAGQAVMNRPEITVRIDLQRGDTEAVVYTCDLSHEYVSINADYRS
- a CDS encoding CidA/LrgA family protein; its protein translation is MNIIRALLVVLGCLALGEATVWILGLKLPGSIVGMALLFAALQAGWVKLSWVGELADILMANLTLFLVPPCVAVISYLDVIANDWFSILTATIGSTICVLLVTGKVHEWVRRRM